Proteins found in one Sporosarcina sp. FSL K6-3457 genomic segment:
- the thiM gene encoding hydroxyethylthiazole kinase: MIQKLRTDQPLVHCITNIVVANFQANGLLALGASPVMADAVEEAADIASIASCTVLNIGTLKRETVKAMLLAGKSANQHGKPVVLDPVGAGATAFRKESVLGILHEVDVTLIRCNAGELATIAGVKWQAKGVDAGQGDADLATLAEEVARRHHCIVAVTGAVDIVTDGNKTLHITGGHPLMAKITGSGCLLSAVAGAFLAVANEKQLDAVVSACTFYKQAGQLAAEKSEGLGDFQVQFLNALGGETR, encoded by the coding sequence ATGATACAAAAATTGCGAACAGATCAACCACTCGTGCATTGCATCACGAATATTGTCGTTGCTAATTTTCAGGCGAACGGTCTGTTGGCACTCGGCGCTTCTCCTGTCATGGCGGACGCCGTAGAGGAAGCTGCCGACATCGCTAGCATTGCGTCTTGTACCGTGCTGAATATCGGCACACTGAAACGGGAGACCGTAAAAGCGATGCTGCTTGCAGGGAAAAGTGCCAATCAGCATGGCAAGCCTGTCGTTCTCGATCCCGTTGGTGCGGGAGCGACCGCTTTCCGTAAGGAGTCCGTTCTGGGAATTTTGCACGAAGTCGATGTGACACTCATCCGTTGTAATGCGGGCGAACTGGCCACAATTGCAGGCGTGAAATGGCAGGCAAAAGGTGTCGATGCCGGTCAAGGAGATGCAGATTTAGCTACACTTGCAGAGGAAGTTGCACGTAGACATCACTGTATCGTCGCCGTCACTGGCGCGGTTGATATTGTAACTGATGGCAACAAAACGCTGCACATTACAGGCGGGCATCCATTGATGGCTAAAATTACAGGCAGCGGTTGCCTACTAAGCGCCGTCGCTGGTGCATTTTTGGCTGTCGCAAATGAAAAACAATTAGACGCGGTGGTAAGTGCATGTACTTTCTATAAACAAGCTGGACAACTGGCGGCTGAAAAATCCGAAGGCCTCGGCGATTTTCAAGTTCAGTTTTTGAATGCCCTTGGAGGTGAAACGAGATGA
- a CDS encoding choice-of-anchor I family protein: MTMRKKIITGLAAASVLFSASQPHNVFAEQSSLFQYKGDDLNVTQIGQYDSTVGIGGTEIIAYDETLKRAFVTNGVVSGIDILSFESLTSGEFTKVRALKRVFLLEFGIENVADITSVASHPTKDLVAVSVVSNPKTDPGYIVFLSKDGAYISNVQVGSLPDMVTFTPDGTKAIIANEGEPSDDYAVDPEGTISIIDITKEPSNFTANTLSFKGVEIDGKVRVNSKGTTLQQLEPEYVAVSEDSKLAYVSMQENNAIATVDLIAEKILHVKGLGVKDHSIPGNELDGKRNDETTIERLPLLGFYMPDAIDTFTSGGKTYILTPNEGDARDYDAYSEEAEIGDIADKIKLNANHYKGFTQEELDQLVADGLFDEMKKTKITLEQGMATDGSYEALHSYGGRSFSIFDAETMELVFDSGSEFEQITSEAIPQFFNADNEEIAYDKRSSAKGPEPETVVSGEIDGNNYAFIALERVSGIMVYDLANPLKPEFITFITSRDYSEDIKGDVSPEGLRFISADKSPTGYALLAATHEVSGTVAIYEFGGKGMLKSGLFEDVEESHWAYPFIDDLYQRGVIKGKTETAFAPQDTVTRVQFTEMLANALDLQAISDILSLAQDEVQAILEAEINQGGSDELFNPNAKLTREQMAVMAVNAYEYATKTMVAIEGKQSYSDIKTVSDYALEDVQKARTLGVMEGYENKFQPKESSTRAQAAKVLSTLLMQIESKLHK, from the coding sequence ATGACAATGAGAAAGAAAATAATAACAGGACTTGCGGCAGCAAGTGTTCTCTTTAGCGCAAGTCAGCCACACAATGTATTTGCGGAACAATCGTCTTTATTTCAATATAAAGGAGATGATTTGAACGTGACGCAAATTGGTCAGTATGACAGCACTGTAGGTATTGGTGGTACTGAAATTATAGCTTATGATGAGACGCTAAAACGTGCCTTTGTAACAAATGGCGTCGTATCTGGAATTGATATTCTTTCTTTTGAATCGTTAACGTCTGGTGAATTTACAAAAGTAAGGGCATTAAAACGGGTATTTTTATTGGAGTTTGGAATTGAAAATGTAGCAGATATTACGAGTGTGGCATCACATCCGACAAAGGATTTAGTTGCTGTTTCTGTTGTGAGCAATCCGAAAACAGACCCCGGTTATATTGTTTTTCTATCGAAAGACGGGGCATACATTTCGAATGTGCAAGTGGGTTCGTTGCCTGATATGGTGACATTTACACCGGACGGAACAAAAGCCATCATTGCTAATGAAGGAGAGCCGAGTGACGACTACGCGGTTGATCCGGAAGGTACGATTTCCATCATTGACATCACGAAAGAACCAAGCAATTTCACAGCAAATACGCTTTCGTTTAAAGGTGTAGAGATTGATGGAAAAGTGCGAGTGAATTCTAAAGGGACGACCCTTCAGCAATTGGAGCCTGAATATGTAGCAGTTTCTGAAGATAGTAAACTAGCGTATGTATCGATGCAAGAAAATAACGCTATCGCTACGGTTGATCTTATAGCAGAAAAAATCCTTCATGTGAAAGGGCTCGGAGTGAAAGATCACTCCATTCCCGGAAACGAACTTGATGGGAAGCGTAATGATGAGACGACAATTGAACGCCTTCCACTTCTAGGTTTTTATATGCCAGATGCCATTGACACGTTTACATCCGGTGGCAAAACGTATATCTTAACACCTAATGAAGGAGACGCCCGAGATTACGATGCGTATTCCGAAGAGGCGGAAATCGGTGATATCGCCGATAAGATTAAATTGAATGCCAATCACTATAAAGGGTTCACGCAAGAAGAACTCGATCAGTTAGTGGCGGATGGTTTATTCGATGAGATGAAGAAAACCAAAATCACACTCGAGCAAGGTATGGCAACAGACGGTTCTTATGAGGCGCTTCATTCGTACGGTGGACGTAGTTTTTCAATCTTTGACGCTGAAACAATGGAGCTCGTTTTTGATAGCGGAAGTGAATTCGAGCAAATTACATCTGAAGCAATCCCTCAGTTCTTTAACGCGGACAACGAGGAAATTGCCTACGACAAACGGAGCTCGGCAAAAGGTCCAGAACCAGAAACTGTTGTCAGTGGGGAAATTGACGGCAACAATTATGCATTTATCGCTTTGGAGCGAGTGAGTGGAATTATGGTCTATGACCTCGCAAATCCATTGAAACCCGAATTCATTACATTTATTACAAGTAGAGATTATAGTGAGGATATTAAAGGGGATGTATCCCCTGAAGGTTTACGCTTTATATCAGCTGATAAAAGCCCTACAGGTTATGCCTTATTAGCAGCGACTCATGAAGTATCTGGTACTGTTGCGATTTATGAATTTGGTGGAAAAGGCATGCTTAAATCAGGTTTGTTTGAAGATGTCGAAGAGAGCCATTGGGCGTATCCATTTATTGATGATTTGTATCAGCGCGGCGTAATTAAAGGCAAAACGGAAACGGCTTTTGCGCCTCAAGACACAGTAACTCGTGTACAGTTTACGGAGATGTTAGCCAATGCCCTTGATTTGCAAGCGATTTCCGATATTCTGAGCCTAGCACAGGATGAAGTACAGGCTATTTTGGAAGCTGAAATTAATCAGGGTGGATCAGATGAGCTATTCAATCCAAATGCAAAACTCACACGTGAACAAATGGCAGTAATGGCCGTAAATGCATATGAATACGCAACAAAGACAATGGTAGCCATTGAAGGGAAACAGAGCTATAGCGATATTAAAACCGTAAGCGATTATGCACTAGAAGATGTCCAAAAAGCACGTACACTAGGCGTAATGGAAGGCTATGAAAACAAATTTCAGCCGAAAGAATCTTCTACTCGTGCACAAGCTGCAAAAGTGCTATCAACGTTACTGATGCAAATAGAAAGTAAGTTGCATAAGTAA
- a CDS encoding acyl-CoA dehydrogenase family protein gives MNNSIVDKKEVLDALIEQELKPYVKQIDVDAFYAETFLRKLGESGLFSSVGRTKNEVLLDELAIVSTTAKTCMTTAFCLWCHLAALTYVRNTDNEQLRAELLAQLENGSLLGGTGLSNPMKFYVGLENLHLKAERVDGGYTISGVLPSISNLGKEHIFGVIAGLNDDERIMCLVACDSKGLSLKERNDYLGLNGSATYACVFKQVFVPDSRVISEDADTFVEKVRPVFMAYQIPLGLGVTAASIHSIEKVYQKQNGCNQFLQTQPTKLKEANEDYEKKLVTLLESEQWDWKAIAKIRLDSAYLTLDAVQAAMLHHGSAAYLNTSAPARRLREAYFYANLTPTIKHLEKVLCS, from the coding sequence ATGAACAATAGCATAGTAGACAAAAAAGAGGTGCTCGACGCTTTAATCGAGCAAGAATTGAAGCCATACGTGAAACAGATTGATGTGGATGCTTTTTATGCTGAAACGTTTTTACGTAAACTCGGTGAATCGGGGCTCTTTTCTTCTGTTGGACGTACGAAAAATGAAGTTCTGTTAGACGAACTCGCAATCGTATCGACAACAGCAAAAACATGTATGACGACTGCTTTTTGTTTATGGTGCCACTTAGCCGCTTTAACGTATGTCCGGAACACGGACAATGAACAGCTACGCGCGGAACTACTGGCGCAGCTCGAAAATGGCAGCTTACTCGGTGGAACAGGCCTTTCCAATCCGATGAAATTTTACGTTGGGCTTGAAAATCTACATTTAAAAGCGGAGCGAGTCGATGGTGGCTATACCATCTCAGGCGTACTTCCCTCCATTTCAAACTTAGGGAAAGAGCATATATTTGGAGTAATCGCTGGCTTAAACGATGATGAGCGCATTATGTGTTTAGTAGCCTGCGACTCAAAAGGCTTGTCACTAAAAGAGCGCAATGATTATCTCGGACTAAACGGCAGTGCGACATATGCTTGCGTCTTTAAACAAGTATTTGTTCCTGATAGCCGCGTCATTTCCGAAGATGCCGACACCTTTGTAGAAAAAGTGCGCCCCGTATTTATGGCTTATCAGATTCCTCTTGGTCTCGGGGTAACTGCAGCATCCATTCATTCAATTGAAAAAGTATACCAAAAACAAAATGGCTGCAACCAATTTCTACAAACCCAACCTACAAAACTGAAGGAAGCCAATGAGGATTATGAAAAAAAGTTAGTCACTCTACTTGAATCCGAACAGTGGGACTGGAAAGCAATCGCAAAGATTAGATTGGATTCCGCTTACTTAACCCTTGATGCCGTCCAAGCTGCCATGCTACACCACGGTAGTGCTGCCTATCTAAATACAAGCGCACCTGCAAGAAGATTACGGGAAGCTTATTTTTACGCTAATTTAACACCGACGATTAAGCATTTAGAGAAAGTATTATGTTCATAA
- the thiE gene encoding thiamine phosphate synthase, whose protein sequence is MIEKQLQLYFIMGSVNTRASNPLDVLESALRGGVTCFQLREKGPGALVGDEKRAFAEACQTLCHHHNVPFIVNDDVDLAIAINADGVHVGQDDEMAAAVRERIGKDKILGVSVHNESEMLAAIEVGANYVGMGPVYATASKADAKPVSGTAFIQKMSSLYPTIPIVGIGGITVANFEPVLEAGASGVSIISAIASAIYPYTAARRFKIAISKEVFSS, encoded by the coding sequence TTGATTGAGAAACAGCTACAATTGTATTTCATCATGGGTAGTGTCAATACAAGGGCGTCTAATCCACTGGATGTATTGGAGTCAGCACTACGAGGCGGCGTAACTTGTTTTCAATTGAGAGAAAAAGGGCCGGGTGCTTTAGTGGGCGATGAAAAACGAGCGTTTGCTGAAGCCTGTCAAACACTTTGTCATCACCACAATGTCCCATTTATCGTCAATGATGACGTGGATTTGGCGATAGCCATCAATGCAGACGGCGTGCATGTCGGACAAGATGATGAAATGGCAGCCGCTGTGCGGGAGCGGATTGGAAAAGACAAGATACTAGGTGTCTCCGTGCACAACGAATCGGAAATGCTGGCGGCTATCGAGGTAGGTGCTAATTATGTTGGAATGGGGCCAGTTTACGCAACGGCATCCAAAGCAGATGCCAAACCTGTTAGCGGGACAGCTTTTATCCAAAAAATGAGCAGCCTTTATCCCACTATACCCATTGTCGGTATCGGCGGCATTACAGTCGCTAACTTTGAACCAGTCTTAGAAGCAGGCGCTTCAGGCGTCTCCATCATTTCAGCCATCGCCTCAGCTATCTATCCCTATACTGCAGCACGCCGTTTCAAGATTGCGATAAGCAAGGAGGTTTTTTCATCATGA
- a CDS encoding alpha/beta hydrolase: MKHIFKQGTDASKPVLLMLHGTGGTENDLLPLADLIAPEASVLSVRGNVLENGMPRFFRRLAEGVFDEEDLIFRTKELNEFLDEAAEKHGFDRSNIISIGYSNGANIAASLLFHYAGALKGAILHHPMVPRRGIDLPDLADTPVFIAAGKNDPMCSAEESEDLDELLTSAGAQVKVHWEMNGHSLTRTEVDAAAEWYRAIF, translated from the coding sequence ATGAAACATATATTCAAACAAGGAACAGATGCCTCGAAACCGGTATTGCTAATGCTTCATGGCACGGGGGGGACGGAAAATGATTTGCTGCCGCTTGCGGATTTGATTGCCCCAGAAGCATCAGTACTGAGTGTGCGAGGAAATGTCCTTGAAAACGGCATGCCACGTTTTTTCCGTCGATTGGCTGAAGGTGTTTTCGACGAGGAAGATTTAATTTTCCGTACGAAAGAATTGAATGAATTTTTGGACGAAGCAGCCGAGAAACATGGTTTCGATAGGTCCAACATCATTTCAATTGGTTATTCTAATGGGGCTAATATTGCGGCGAGCCTGTTGTTCCATTACGCAGGAGCTTTGAAAGGTGCGATTCTGCATCACCCGATGGTTCCGAGGCGTGGCATTGACTTGCCAGATTTGGCTGATACTCCGGTGTTTATAGCAGCTGGAAAAAATGATCCGATGTGTTCTGCGGAAGAATCTGAGGACCTAGACGAACTGTTGACGTCGGCAGGAGCACAAGTGAAGGTGCATTGGGAAATGAATGGCCATTCGTTGACACGAACAGAAGTGGACGCAGCGGCGGAATGGTATAGAGCAATCTTTTAA
- the tenA gene encoding thiaminase II, producing MTFCEEVRSECDALWQGSFDHPFVKGVADGTLPVEVFKFYVQQDSYYLSHFAKIQALGAVKAQDLQTTQRFAAHAERTCNAEMSLHESFFGMLDITEEERAAFQPAPTAYQYVSHMYRAAHEGDLADILAALLPCYWLYYEIGERLKDAKPNHPVYDKWIQTYGSEWFAELVQEQIARMNKLAEAVSPERRTQLKEHFRKSSYYEWQFWEMAWTKQQWTIHSYEEVSS from the coding sequence ATGACGTTTTGTGAAGAAGTACGGTCAGAATGTGATGCATTATGGCAAGGAAGCTTTGACCATCCATTTGTCAAAGGAGTTGCGGACGGCACGTTGCCAGTAGAGGTGTTCAAGTTTTATGTACAACAGGATTCTTATTATTTGTCGCATTTCGCAAAAATCCAGGCGCTAGGTGCTGTGAAGGCACAGGATTTACAGACGACTCAACGGTTTGCAGCACACGCGGAGCGAACATGTAATGCAGAAATGTCCTTACATGAATCATTTTTCGGCATGTTAGACATAACGGAAGAGGAGCGTGCAGCGTTTCAGCCAGCACCAACAGCCTATCAATACGTTTCACATATGTACCGCGCAGCTCACGAAGGTGATTTAGCGGATATCCTCGCTGCACTGTTACCGTGTTACTGGTTGTATTATGAAATTGGCGAAAGACTCAAAGACGCGAAACCGAATCACCCTGTTTACGATAAATGGATTCAAACATACGGTTCAGAATGGTTCGCCGAACTTGTACAAGAACAAATTGCCCGGATGAATAAACTAGCGGAAGCCGTTTCACCTGAGAGACGTACTCAGCTAAAAGAACATTTCCGTAAGAGCAGCTATTATGAGTGGCAGTTCTGGGAAATGGCCTGGACAAAACAACAGTGGACAATCCACTCATACGAAGAGGTGTCGAGCTAA
- a CDS encoding type II toxin-antitoxin system RelE family toxin produces the protein MNNLDELTQFLIDNYNVELKFTPEVKQDLKAINKGNRTSTLALIIRRAKQGPLFVPDGVAKSLHGNLNGFAKIKSKSTNIRCIYQPVKSTITRMDMIAIGPRDKSKAYKLAAERLEGFYAERQNSKQ, from the coding sequence TTGAATAATCTAGACGAACTTACCCAATTTTTAATCGACAACTACAATGTAGAGCTAAAATTCACACCCGAAGTTAAACAAGACTTAAAAGCCATCAATAAAGGAAATCGAACAAGTACACTAGCTCTTATTATTCGGCGAGCTAAACAAGGACCGCTTTTTGTACCTGATGGTGTCGCAAAATCGCTACATGGAAATTTAAATGGATTTGCAAAAATTAAATCGAAATCGACTAACATCAGATGTATCTATCAACCTGTTAAATCAACCATTACAAGGATGGATATGATTGCGATTGGCCCCCGAGATAAAAGCAAGGCTTATAAATTAGCTGCAGAGCGTTTAGAAGGTTTTTATGCGGAGAGGCAGAACAGTAAACAATAG
- the thiD gene encoding bifunctional hydroxymethylpyrimidine kinase/phosphomethylpyrimidine kinase, whose amino-acid sequence MTTIALTVAGSDSGGGAGIQADLKTFQELGVFGTSALTAVTAQNTLGVHGVYPIEAAGVTAQMRAVLDDFNVDAVKTGMLFSADIIRAVAETLKFYDSPTLIIDPVMIAKGGASLLLEEAIEALKTFLIPMASVITPNIPEAEVLAGMTIKSDGDVEEAANRILQLGAGAVVMKGGHRQGVDYAEDLFLSADGERLALRSEWIHTPNTHGTGCTFSAAITARIAQGIPISEAIVDAKRFIQAAIADGLTLSTAGHGPTNHWAYKQQSEATRKETVFID is encoded by the coding sequence ATGACAACTATCGCTTTAACAGTTGCAGGCTCCGATAGTGGTGGCGGCGCAGGCATTCAAGCCGATTTGAAAACATTTCAAGAGTTAGGGGTCTTCGGGACATCAGCACTAACAGCTGTAACAGCACAAAATACATTAGGCGTACACGGGGTTTATCCAATTGAGGCAGCTGGCGTAACCGCGCAAATGCGGGCAGTGCTGGATGACTTCAACGTTGATGCTGTGAAAACGGGCATGCTATTTTCCGCTGACATCATCCGGGCTGTAGCAGAAACGCTGAAATTTTACGACTCTCCTACACTCATTATTGATCCCGTCATGATTGCCAAAGGCGGCGCTTCCCTTTTATTGGAGGAGGCGATTGAGGCATTGAAAACATTTTTAATCCCAATGGCCTCGGTCATCACGCCTAATATTCCAGAAGCAGAAGTACTAGCAGGAATGACAATTAAATCGGATGGAGATGTCGAGGAAGCTGCGAACCGCATTTTGCAGTTAGGGGCAGGAGCCGTTGTCATGAAGGGCGGTCATAGACAAGGAGTCGACTATGCGGAGGATTTATTCCTATCAGCAGATGGCGAACGCCTTGCCCTTCGCTCCGAATGGATCCACACCCCCAATACGCATGGCACTGGCTGTACGTTCTCTGCGGCGATTACCGCACGGATTGCACAGGGAATACCCATTTCTGAAGCCATTGTCGATGCCAAACGGTTTATCCAGGCGGCCATTGCTGATGGTTTGACTCTTAGCACAGCTGGACATGGTCCGACCAATCACTGGGCATACAAGCAACAGAGTGAAGCAACGAGAAAGGAGACGGTATTCATTGATTGA
- the thiW gene encoding energy coupling factor transporter S component ThiW — protein sequence MTTRKMVIMTMFVAIAVAGSTFVSFPAGIARAYPVQHAVNVIAAIMLGPVPAVIIAFVTGLVRILTGTGSLLAFPGGMIGAFLAGILYKQFGKTWLAAVGEVIGTGVIASLIAVPYAKILMGTTMTALFFVPPFLVSSVSGAVLGLVLVVRLQHTKVNGRIGGML from the coding sequence ATGACAACTAGAAAAATGGTCATCATGACGATGTTCGTTGCCATTGCGGTTGCCGGCTCCACATTCGTATCATTCCCAGCAGGCATCGCACGCGCCTATCCTGTTCAACATGCCGTCAATGTCATTGCCGCTATTATGCTTGGACCTGTCCCAGCCGTCATAATCGCCTTTGTGACCGGGCTCGTTCGGATACTCACTGGCACAGGCTCACTGCTCGCATTTCCAGGCGGCATGATTGGTGCTTTCCTTGCAGGTATTTTGTATAAGCAATTCGGTAAAACGTGGCTGGCAGCTGTCGGGGAAGTTATCGGGACTGGTGTTATCGCCTCACTCATTGCAGTTCCTTACGCAAAAATACTAATGGGGACTACGATGACTGCCTTGTTCTTCGTGCCGCCATTTCTTGTGTCCAGTGTAAGTGGTGCGGTGCTCGGCTTAGTGCTTGTTGTACGATTGCAGCATACGAAGGTTAACGGTAGGATTGGTGGAATGTTGTGA
- a CDS encoding DUF3238 domain-containing protein, with translation MLFEMKMVVHQADVISFTWNDVGGIYHVYKDGEHVYEGTVPEFNDGDFKHAKLYNYTIERTEDGEVVDVIALQTSAFAERKNNDNPLQSLVMTTIVAKTQIALSWEEMSDVKDYEVFRNDVYLATVKNNCYVDRDFSLDETYRYAIRSQRSLAKSEDRFNRSKSLTSTIFGMLNPASSKEEAAVEVFEVTKWIARPTELLMPVQDKVRRLTVDKWKYRYTTFLADKWVANPNRLSWNRYFKGDDRGFDASGESFRTRADIELAYDQVGAPLTFTKMVGLSIAYSRLKRFREQATASHEGIVLKRLDHGREESGFHLTHAVGNPLTTAPKIDYEVRAVMRRNGTFDMTGYHDQAPHHEIYMIRGEGEKWLPIHQAESKGLAWLSPPIAKQYWRCSSFG, from the coding sequence GTGCTATTTGAAATGAAAATGGTTGTGCACCAGGCAGATGTTATTTCATTCACATGGAATGATGTTGGTGGAATTTATCACGTTTATAAAGATGGTGAGCATGTTTACGAGGGGACCGTGCCCGAATTTAATGATGGTGATTTTAAGCATGCTAAATTGTATAACTACACGATTGAACGCACGGAAGATGGTGAAGTGGTCGACGTTATCGCGCTGCAAACATCGGCATTTGCTGAGCGAAAAAACAATGACAACCCGCTACAATCGCTTGTTATGACCACCATTGTCGCGAAAACACAAATTGCCTTGTCGTGGGAGGAAATGAGCGATGTTAAGGACTATGAGGTGTTCCGAAATGATGTCTATCTGGCAACGGTAAAGAACAATTGTTACGTGGATCGGGATTTTTCGTTAGATGAAACCTATCGTTATGCGATTCGTTCGCAGCGTTCGCTTGCTAAATCAGAAGATCGGTTTAATAGGAGTAAATCACTAACTTCAACTATTTTTGGTATGTTGAATCCAGCATCATCGAAAGAAGAGGCAGCCGTTGAAGTATTTGAGGTGACGAAATGGATTGCGAGGCCAACAGAATTGTTGATGCCCGTTCAAGATAAGGTTCGGCGTCTGACTGTAGATAAATGGAAATATCGTTATACAACATTTTTGGCAGACAAATGGGTAGCTAATCCAAATCGGTTGTCATGGAATCGTTATTTTAAAGGTGATGACAGGGGATTTGATGCCAGTGGCGAGAGTTTTCGAACTCGCGCTGATATTGAACTCGCATACGATCAGGTCGGCGCACCTTTAACATTCACAAAAATGGTTGGGTTATCGATTGCCTATAGCCGTTTGAAACGGTTTCGGGAACAAGCAACTGCCTCGCATGAGGGCATTGTCTTGAAACGCTTAGATCATGGGCGAGAGGAATCTGGCTTCCATTTGACACATGCAGTTGGCAACCCCCTGACGACCGCACCAAAAATTGACTATGAGGTTCGTGCTGTTATGCGCCGGAACGGTACTTTTGATATGACGGGCTATCATGACCAAGCACCGCATCACGAAATTTATATGATACGTGGAGAGGGAGAAAAGTGGCTACCGATTCATCAGGCGGAAAGTAAAGGACTTGCCTGGTTGTCACCGCCCATTGCCAAGCAATATTGGCGATGTTCAAGTTTTGGATGA
- the abc-f gene encoding ribosomal protection-like ABC-F family protein — MTMLLGTLHQLSVAYGETVILDRLSADIPEGACIAIVGANGAGKTTLLSLLAGEVLPTSGSIGWSGKAPSVTYFRQEQEEEGVPDWERAETHLYRKKWKVPERAQYVSASGGERMKMRLAAVLADDSQLLLLDEPTNHLDSDSVEELIRLIHKGERTYMIVSHDRHFIDRTADIVFEIEHGKLTVYTGNYSDYRKKKEADREAQQKHYEQQQRKIALVEEQIEALGNWSAKAHAESTKKGGRVMGGKEYFRMKAKKRDVQIRSKQKRLEGELEKNRIDKPEDEIGVSFDVKGRKKKGKRVLELKGVRKVFDGQELFADVSFTVQAGERIGLIGSNGAGKSTLFRMVLGEETYDGDLWTTSGMTIGYLSQTVLDLPEDMTMAEYFYVDTFQERGLIRTNLMNLGFTKEHWHIPLSALSMGERVKVKLMQFILEGVDVLVLDEPTNHLDLPSREELEKTLESFPGTLVFASHDRYFTERMADGLLVFDEGTIRKVPMTLAEWQARGATVRPEETAQERLRLETELQAVLGQLSLLKLGDKKYAELDRTFNELSRQLRELPGK; from the coding sequence ATGACTATGCTTTTAGGGACGTTACATCAATTATCAGTTGCGTACGGTGAAACGGTGATTTTGGATCGGTTGTCTGCGGATATTCCGGAGGGGGCTTGTATTGCGATTGTTGGAGCGAATGGTGCGGGGAAAACGACATTGTTATCGTTGTTAGCAGGAGAGGTATTGCCGACTTCGGGTTCGATTGGTTGGAGTGGTAAGGCGCCGTCTGTTACGTATTTCAGGCAGGAGCAGGAAGAAGAAGGGGTGCCGGATTGGGAACGGGCGGAGACGCATTTGTACCGGAAGAAATGGAAGGTGCCGGAGCGCGCGCAGTATGTTTCAGCAAGTGGTGGGGAGCGGATGAAGATGAGACTCGCTGCGGTGCTTGCTGATGACAGTCAGCTTTTGTTGTTGGATGAACCGACGAATCACTTGGACAGTGACAGTGTGGAGGAATTGATTCGCTTGATTCATAAAGGTGAGCGGACGTATATGATTGTTTCGCATGATCGGCATTTCATTGACAGGACGGCGGATATCGTCTTTGAAATCGAGCACGGCAAATTGACGGTGTATACGGGGAATTATTCGGATTACCGCAAGAAGAAAGAGGCAGACCGAGAAGCGCAACAGAAGCATTACGAACAGCAGCAACGGAAAATTGCACTAGTGGAGGAACAGATTGAGGCGTTAGGAAATTGGTCGGCGAAGGCACATGCGGAATCGACGAAAAAGGGCGGAAGGGTGATGGGAGGAAAGGAATACTTTCGGATGAAGGCGAAAAAGCGTGATGTGCAGATTCGCTCGAAGCAGAAGCGGTTAGAAGGGGAATTGGAGAAAAATCGTATCGACAAACCAGAAGATGAAATTGGCGTGTCCTTTGACGTTAAGGGGCGCAAGAAGAAAGGGAAACGAGTATTGGAGTTGAAGGGTGTTCGAAAGGTATTTGATGGGCAGGAATTGTTTGCAGATGTGTCGTTTACCGTGCAAGCTGGTGAACGGATTGGTCTTATTGGTTCGAATGGTGCTGGGAAATCGACGCTATTTCGAATGGTACTTGGTGAGGAGACGTATGACGGGGATTTGTGGACAACGTCAGGGATGACGATTGGCTATTTGAGTCAGACAGTGCTGGATTTGCCTGAGGACATGACGATGGCGGAGTATTTTTATGTGGATACGTTTCAGGAGCGAGGATTGATTCGTACCAATTTGATGAATCTTGGGTTTACGAAAGAGCATTGGCATATACCGCTGTCTGCGTTAAGTATGGGTGAGCGCGTGAAAGTGAAACTGATGCAGTTTATCCTTGAGGGGGTAGATGTATTGGTGTTGGATGAGCCGACGAACCATCTAGACTTGCCATCGAGGGAAGAGCTTGAAAAGACGTTGGAGTCGTTTCCAGGAACTCTTGTTTTTGCCTCGCATGACCGTTATTTTACGGAACGTATGGCGGACGGGTTACTGGTGTTTGATGAGGGAACGATACGGAAAGTGCCAATGACGTTGGCGGAATGGCAAGCACGTGGGGCTACGGTGCGACCGGAAGAGACGGCGCAGGAGCGGTTGCGTCTTGAAACGGAGTTACAGGCAGTGCTTGGACAGTTGAGTTTGTTGAAGTTAGGTGACAAGAAGTATGCTGAACTGGATAGAACTTTTAATGAGTTAAGTAGGCAGTTGAGAGAATTGCCTGGGAAATAA